A window of Thiocapsa bogorovii genomic DNA:
CGGACCCAGAGCCGCGTCGGACTCCCCAAGGGTCGCCAACGCCGACGCGCAATAGTCGGCATCGAGGCTCGGGATATCGGCACCGAGGAGCAGCACCGCGTCTGCACGACCCAGCGCGTCCTCCGCCGCCGTGCTCAAGCGCTCGCCGAGATCCTCGCCCTGCTGCGTGCGCAGCGCGACACCCGCCGACGCGGCAAGGGCTCGAAACAGCGGATGCTCGGAATCGGGCGAGCACCAGAGCTCCACCGGGGCGAGGTGCGCGCCCGAGAGCCGCCGGACCAGCCGCTCGAGAAGATCGCAAGCAAGCTCGGCAGCGCCCGTAGGTCCCAGCGCCGGGATCAAGCGGGTCTTCACCTGTCCCGGGATCGGGGCCTTGGCGAAGATCAGGATGCGGGCGTTCGGGTAGCGCACCGACCTGCCCTCGGGATGACCCGGGCCGCTCACCTCAAGCCAAGGCCCCGCCACAGCTGCTTCCCTGGCCCGCAGCGCAGCCGTAGCAATGCTCCGCGGTCCGGATGCGCAGACCCTCGAGCCCATCGACATCGACCTCCGAGACGTGCAGCCGCCGCGCGTCCCGTTCGAGCCCAAGACCAAGCATCTGATTGAAATCGCAATCGAAGACGAAGCCCTGCCAATCCACGCTGATCAGGTCGCGGCACATGACGGCGTCGAGATTCTCCGCGCGATAGGCGCCCTTTAGAAGGTTCATATAGTCGGCGAACTGCCCGGTCGACTGAAGCAGGCTGCCGAAGCGCTTGATCGGCATGTTCGTGATCGTCAGCAAGCGACTGAAAACGATGCCGTAACGCTCGCCGAGAACAGCGCGGTAATCGGTCTCCAAGGCACACTGAGCAGGCGGCAAGGTCGGGCCCTGCGGATTGAACACCAGGTCCAGCTCAAGACCGCTGCCTTCGACGCCGTAGCCTAGGCGGTTGAGCAGGCGCAGACCGGCGATGCTGGCTGCAAAGACGCCGCTGCCGCGCTGAGTATCGACATTGTCAGCCAGGTAACAGGGCAAGGACGCAACAACCCGAACGCCTTGCTCCGCCAAGAAGGCGCCGAGATCCTCATGGCCGGGCTCCGAGAGGATCGTCAGGTTGCAGCGGTCGATCACCTCCGCACCGCGACGCCGGCCCTCGCGAGCCAGGCGGCGAAACTCCGGATGCATCTCGGGTGCACCGCCCGTGATATCGAGCGTGCGCACCGGATGCCGGTCCAGGAATGCGAGCACCGCCGCGATCGTCTCCTCGCTCATCGACTCGGAGCGCTTGGGCCCGGCATCCACATGGCAGTGACGGCAACTCTGGTTGCAGCGATAACCCAGGTTGATCTGCAGGGTCTGTAGGCGGCGCCGGTCGATCGCGGGAAAATCCGACGGGAAGAGCAAGGGCAGTGAATCGAGCATGCAGACTCCGGAACAATTGCAGGGCTTGTTTCGAGACATCGGCACGGTGCACAATGCGCCGTCGGCGTTGTCGGACCCGAGGAGAGTCGGGGCGGAGAATCGTCGAAACAATTAGAAGCACGGGGCCGTAGCTCAGCTGGGAGAGCGCCGCGTTCGCAATGCGGAGGTCAGGGGTTCGATCCCCCTCGGCTCCACCACCACCGATACGAAGGCCAGGCTTCTGTCCGGGCGGCTTTCGTCGGGATCGTACCCCCGCTGGATTCGCGCGCGGAAGACTCGCCTTCACCAGCACGGACACCTAAGGGCCACAGGCATCTGACCCGCCCCTCGATCACCTCACCGATCGCTCGACGGCTGACCACGCTGTGGTCCTGTCCTTGCCCATCGTTGGACACCAGGCCTCGAGAAACCTCGCCGTCGGTGCGGACAAGATCCGCTGAGGACAGGCATCTGTACGGTCCGACCTCACGGCTGCGGCGACATCAGGAAGATTCCGGATCCCGGCGGTCGTCGTTAACCGAGTATGCACTCACCAAGGCAGCTTGCGTCTCCACCGTCAGGCGTGCGAGCTCAGGCAGGTCTGAGATCAGCGCATCCAGATCGCCGCGGCGCCCGGCCTGCTCCATCTTGAATGCCAAGGCTCCCAGACAACAGGCACCGAAGGTCAAGGCGCTGCCCTTGAGCGCGTGTGCCTCGTGGCAGGCCGCGGACGCGTCGCGGGCGGAGACAGCAGCCTCGATCCGATGCCGACGCCGCTCCGACTCGGTTCGGAACAGGTCCATGAGGTCCAGGACCGAGTCCCGGCCCAAATCGTCGTTCAGTCGGGAAAGGACCGCGAGATCGAGCAGCGACGTGTCAACGGCCGTCTCGGGCATCATAGCCGCCTCGGCATCGAGCGGATTGTTTAGGTTCTCGTCCACGCGCTCAAGCCGACCCGCCGCCGGGCACCGCGACCCCGCGATCGCGAGCGTCGCCGGCAACGGACGCCGTATCTACAAGGGCTGCCGATCGCTTCGGGGCGAGCGGGAGCACAGGAGACACGACGATGCGTGCGTGGCCGAACCTGGTCGAGGACCCTGCATTGATAACCGACATCGCGGTCTGCCTCCGTCGTGGTTGGGGCGAGAACTTGTCCGCGGCAACGCGCGATCCGGTGCCGAGGCAACGCAATCGTCGCGCGCGCCCAGGTGATGATACGCCATTCGACACTTCGCTCTCGTCTTGGTAAGAGATCCCCTCGGCAATTCCAAGTGTGGCGCTTGGCTCGACCGCACAGGCAGTGAGTTCCGCGCGGGGTATCATGCCGCTCAACATCGAAGCGGCATGCTGAAAACAAACCGCGTACCGCTTGAATCGAGCCCTCTTGACCTCACCGACAGAGGGCGGTCGAACATTCGATGCCGCACGGACTGCCGAGGCACGGCGTCTCGCAGGAGCAATCATCGTCAGCAACGATCGCACCGATACAAACAATCCATTTTCCTTATCATCGATCTGACTCTACTCTACGTCCCATCGACGCAGACCAGACACCCTCAACCCTAACCCAATCTTGGAGAACGACCCCATGTTCGAGAATCGTATCGGAAGCCGCGTCCCGCAAGTCACCTTTCACACCCGTCGTGGCCACGAATGGGTGGATGTGACGACGGACGACATCTTCAAGGGAAAGACCGTCGTCGTCTTTTCTTTGCCCGGCGCCTTCACGCCGACTTGCTCCTCCTCGCATGTGCCGCGCTACAACCAGCTGGTTCCGACCTTCAAGCAGCACGGGGTCGACGACGTGGTGTGCATGTCGGTGAACGACACCTTTGTCATGAACGAATGGAAGAAGGCCCAGCACGCCGACAACGTTACCTTTATCCCGGACGGCAACGGGGAATTCACCGACGGCATGGGCATGCTGGTCGACAAGGACGATCTGGGCTTCGGCAAGCGGTCCTGGCGCTACTCGATGCTCGTGCGCGACGGCGTCGTCGAGCAGATGTTCATCGAGCCCGAGGTCGAAGGCGACCCCTACGGCGTCTCCGATGCCGATACCATGCTCGCCTATCTGGCGCCGGAAGCCGCCAAGCCGCTCGACGTCACCGTCATGACCCGCGACGGATGCCCCTTCTGCGTCAAGGCAAAAGAGGCCCTGCGCAACGCCGGGATCGACTACGAAGAGCTCGTGTTGAATCGCGACTACACCGAGCAGACCCTGCGGGCCGTCGCCAACGCCGCAACCGTGCCGCAGATCTTCGTCAACGGCAAGCTGGTCGGTGGATCCGACGCTCTCGAGACCTGGCTGAAGGAGCATCGCGCCGCGTAAGGCCGACTCTGCAAGACCGACGGGCGACCCGGTTGCGGCCGGATCGCCCGATCTCAGAGGGATTCGAAGACAGGACCGGGAGTCAAGAAGATGAGTCAGCATTTCGACCTGATCGCCATCGGAGGTGGAAGCGGCGGCCTGGCCGTGGCCGAGAAGGCCGCGCAGCTCGGACGGCGCGTCGCCGTGGTTGAGACGGGAAAGCTTGGCGGCACCTGCGTCAACGCCGGCTGTGTCCCCAAGAAGGTTATGTGGTACGGCGCCAATTTGGCGGCGGCTGTCGCCGACGCTCCGGGTTACGGCATTAAGGTCCAATCCGAGGGAATCGACTGGCCCACGCTCGTCGCCGGG
This region includes:
- a CDS encoding TIGR04282 family arsenosugar biosynthesis glycosyltransferase, which codes for MRYPNARILIFAKAPIPGQVKTRLIPALGPTGAAELACDLLERLVRRLSGAHLAPVELWCSPDSEHPLFRALAASAGVALRTQQGEDLGERLSTAAEDALGRADAVLLLGADIPSLDADYCASALATLGESDAALGPAEDGGYVLLGLKAPAPALFTDMPWGGEHVAAMTRGRIASLGWRCSELPVLWDLDRPEDLMRYRCLKADRGDARPKARNVNV
- a CDS encoding glutathione peroxidase; amino-acid sequence: MFENRIGSRVPQVTFHTRRGHEWVDVTTDDIFKGKTVVVFSLPGAFTPTCSSSHVPRYNQLVPTFKQHGVDDVVCMSVNDTFVMNEWKKAQHADNVTFIPDGNGEFTDGMGMLVDKDDLGFGKRSWRYSMLVRDGVVEQMFIEPEVEGDPYGVSDADTMLAYLAPEAAKPLDVTVMTRDGCPFCVKAKEALRNAGIDYEELVLNRDYTEQTLRAVANAATVPQIFVNGKLVGGSDALETWLKEHRAA
- the arsS gene encoding arsenosugar biosynthesis radical SAM (seleno)protein ArsS (Some members of this family are selenoproteins.), which codes for MLDSLPLLFPSDFPAIDRRRLQTLQINLGYRCNQSCRHCHVDAGPKRSESMSEETIAAVLAFLDRHPVRTLDITGGAPEMHPEFRRLAREGRRRGAEVIDRCNLTILSEPGHEDLGAFLAEQGVRVVASLPCYLADNVDTQRGSGVFAASIAGLRLLNRLGYGVEGSGLELDLVFNPQGPTLPPAQCALETDYRAVLGERYGIVFSRLLTITNMPIKRFGSLLQSTGQFADYMNLLKGAYRAENLDAVMCRDLISVDWQGFVFDCDFNQMLGLGLERDARRLHVSEVDVDGLEGLRIRTAEHCYGCAAGQGSSCGGALA
- a CDS encoding Hpt domain-containing protein, yielding MDENLNNPLDAEAAMMPETAVDTSLLDLAVLSRLNDDLGRDSVLDLMDLFRTESERRRHRIEAAVSARDASAACHEAHALKGSALTFGACCLGALAFKMEQAGRRGDLDALISDLPELARLTVETQAALVSAYSVNDDRRDPESS